Proteins co-encoded in one Brassica oleracea var. oleracea cultivar TO1000 chromosome C4, BOL, whole genome shotgun sequence genomic window:
- the LOC106340724 gene encoding uncharacterized protein LOC106340724, whose product MKNIDDTTSPMTHLINPSQPPSDKTQQDPSLSTEACIVSDKKDQALPEEKPKQNQEAIIGRDKLKQHRREMAGRVWIPERWGQEDLLKDWIDCSKFDTCLVPNGISSARSALVEEARRAASASGGLHNRCLILR is encoded by the coding sequence ATGAAGAACATCGACGATACGACGTCTCCAATGACCCACCTGATCAACCCATCTCAACCTCCCTCCGACAAAACCCAACAAGATCCAAGTTTGTCCACCGAGGCTTGTATTGTTTCCGACAAGAAAGATCAAGCTTTGCCCGAAGAGAAACCGAAACAAAATCAAGAAGCGATCATTGGGAGAGACAAGCTAAAGCAGCACCGGAGAGAGATGGCCGGAAGAGTTTGGATACCGGAGAGATGGGGGCAAGAAGACCTTCTTAAGGATTGGATCGACTGTTCGAAGTTTGATACGTGTCTTGTCCCTAACGGGATCTCGTCGGCACGTTCGGCTCTCGTGGAAGAAGCTAGGCGAGCTGCTTCAGCTTCTGGTGGATTACATAATCGTTGCTTGATCTTACGCTGA